One region of Limnothrix sp. FACHB-406 genomic DNA includes:
- a CDS encoding helix-turn-helix domain-containing protein, which yields MPPRVTLNPHLSLDRLRDRYRQAKEATEARRWHLLYLIAQGWTITQAARVVDLSYDYAKELVRRYNQLGPNAIDRRPSQRHRSARSLLTTEQQQELAQLLDQPAPDGGPWSGPKVAQWIAERTGRDRVWPQRGWEYLQRLQEGKPSNHRTNGKQH from the coding sequence ATGCCGCCGCGCGTCACGCTGAACCCCCATCTCAGCCTCGATCGCCTGCGCGATCGCTACCGTCAAGCCAAGGAAGCCACCGAGGCCCGCCGATGGCACCTGCTCTATTTAATTGCCCAAGGCTGGACCATTACCCAAGCGGCCCGAGTGGTGGACTTGAGCTATGACTATGCCAAGGAGTTGGTTCGTCGCTATAACCAACTGGGCCCCAATGCGATCGACCGGCGACCCAGCCAACGCCATCGATCGGCTCGATCGCTCCTGACCACGGAGCAACAACAGGAATTAGCGCAATTGCTGGATCAACCGGCTCCCGACGGGGGCCCTTGGTCGGGGCCCAAGGTGGCCCAATGGATTGCCGAACGCACCGGGCGCGATCGGGTCTGGCCCCAGCGGGGTTGGGAATATTTGCAACGACTCCAAGAGGGGAAACCGAGCAACCACCGCACCAACGGGAAGCAACATTAA
- a CDS encoding ROK family protein has protein sequence MGSATVIGVDLGGTAIKLGRYMATGDCLASLVIDTPQPATPTAVTEAIAAAIQQLDPDRGAIAIGIGTPGPADAAGRIARVAINLEGWHDVPLADWMEAATGRSTILANDANCAGLGEAWLGAGRQFQDLLVLTLGTGVGGAVILGGELFAGRTGAAGELGLITLNPDGPPCNSGNQGSLEQYTSVQAVRRRTGLEPHQVAAKAAAGDLEAIAFWAAYGRDLGAGLASLIYIFTPEAVVIGGGISAGAQWFFPAMEAEVNRRVLPSSREGLQIVVAELGNQAGMAGAARLAWQRLAL, from the coding sequence ATGGGTTCGGCAACGGTAATCGGGGTAGATTTGGGCGGCACGGCCATCAAGTTGGGACGATATATGGCCACGGGTGATTGCTTGGCTTCGTTGGTGATTGATACTCCCCAGCCGGCCACACCCACAGCAGTCACGGAGGCGATCGCCGCCGCCATTCAGCAACTCGACCCCGATCGAGGAGCGATCGCGATCGGGATTGGCACGCCGGGCCCCGCCGATGCGGCCGGCCGAATTGCTCGAGTCGCCATCAACCTAGAAGGCTGGCACGATGTGCCCTTAGCCGATTGGATGGAAGCGGCCACGGGCCGATCGACCATTTTGGCCAACGATGCCAACTGCGCTGGCTTAGGAGAAGCCTGGTTAGGGGCCGGTCGCCAATTCCAAGACCTGCTGGTGTTGACCCTGGGCACGGGCGTAGGCGGAGCCGTCATTTTGGGGGGCGAACTGTTCGCGGGCCGCACCGGAGCCGCCGGGGAATTGGGTCTGATTACCCTCAATCCCGATGGGCCCCCTTGCAACAGCGGCAATCAAGGATCATTGGAGCAATACACCTCCGTGCAGGCGGTGCGGCGGCGCACGGGTCTGGAACCTCACCAGGTGGCGGCCAAGGCCGCGGCGGGCGATCTAGAGGCGATCGCCTTTTGGGCCGCCTACGGCCGAGACTTGGGAGCCGGATTAGCCAGCCTAATCTACATTTTCACACCCGAAGCCGTGGTGATTGGCGGTGGCATCAGCGCCGGGGCCCAGTGGTTTTTCCCGGCCATGGAAGCGGAAGTGAACCGGCGGGTGCTGCCCTCCTCCCGGGAAGGATTGCAAATTGTGGTGGCGGAATTGGGCAATCAGGCAGGCATGGCCGGAGCGGCCCGGTTGGCTTGGCAGCGATTGGCCCTCTAG
- a CDS encoding DUF2809 domain-containing protein, with protein MATPTASRPQNRRQNRWLLAGILGILTALGLGTKRYHGPLESWVQHHLGDVLVMIFLIGVARWLWPRRSAGVLSAWVMAIAIGIELLQLWHPPMLQAIRATFLGQIIFGSYFDWWDFVHYGLGALLGYGGLRWLDRWGQEQPQVAPPDLPSIDQ; from the coding sequence ATGGCGACTCCAACCGCTTCTAGACCCCAAAATCGTCGCCAAAATCGTTGGCTATTGGCCGGCATTCTGGGGATACTCACGGCCCTCGGGTTGGGAACCAAGCGCTATCACGGCCCCTTGGAAAGTTGGGTGCAACATCACCTGGGCGATGTGTTGGTGATGATTTTTCTGATTGGGGTGGCCCGTTGGCTGTGGCCCCGGCGATCGGCTGGGGTGCTAAGTGCTTGGGTGATGGCGATCGCGATCGGGATTGAACTACTGCAACTGTGGCATCCACCGATGTTGCAAGCGATTCGCGCCACCTTCCTAGGGCAAATTATTTTTGGCAGCTACTTCGACTGGTGGGATTTTGTCCACTACGGCCTTGGGGCCTTGCTGGGCTACGGAGGATTGCGGTGGCTCGATCGCTGGGGCCAGGAACAACCCCAAGTGGCCCCGCCCGATCTCCCCTCGATCGATCAGTGA
- a CDS encoding ParA family protein — MASTTIAIVNPKGGVGKTTTVLCLAELLAARSPVESPVVMVDLDPQAHLTALLRATDSPSIATTLQGQGAIGDRLVAAGDRGWLLPGGLDLESAAVALARSPEGLLRLRQALAQSWPLLGKLDEQQPKPFLATSPAQTQSPLVLLDCPPGLGFWTLSALAAADGLLIPVQCQPLALRSLLALMETVASVRSQLNPNLRVVGVLPTMSERRAPWCDQVLAGLQDWALASRGAIALFPPIPRSACFPKLTVDGKLLRSGLARQRRSVVLQGYEAIATVLVDRPSPTNPT, encoded by the coding sequence GTGGCAAGCACAACGATCGCGATCGTGAATCCCAAAGGGGGCGTGGGCAAAACCACAACGGTGCTTTGTTTGGCGGAACTGTTGGCGGCTCGATCGCCTGTGGAATCGCCCGTGGTGATGGTGGACTTGGATCCCCAAGCACACCTAACGGCCCTGTTGAGAGCGACGGATTCACCCTCGATCGCGACAACGTTGCAAGGACAGGGGGCGATCGGCGATCGACTAGTGGCGGCGGGCGATCGGGGATGGCTGTTGCCGGGTGGTTTGGATTTGGAGTCGGCGGCGGTGGCCTTGGCTCGATCGCCCGAAGGGTTGTTGCGGCTGCGTCAGGCCCTGGCGCAATCTTGGCCACTGCTGGGCAAGCTTGATGAGCAACAACCCAAACCATTTTTGGCAACCTCTCCCGCCCAAACCCAAAGCCCTCTGGTGTTGCTGGACTGTCCGCCGGGACTGGGGTTTTGGACGCTGAGTGCGTTAGCGGCGGCGGATGGGTTGTTGATTCCGGTACAATGCCAACCCTTGGCCTTGCGCAGTTTGTTGGCTCTGATGGAAACGGTGGCCAGTGTGCGATCGCAGCTCAATCCCAATTTGCGGGTTGTGGGGGTGTTGCCCACCATGAGCGAACGACGGGCCCCTTGGTGTGATCAGGTGTTGGCGGGATTGCAAGATTGGGCCCTGGCCAGCCGAGGCGCGATCGCCCTGTTCCCGCCCATTCCTCGATCGGCTTGTTTCCCCAAGCTCACGGTCGATGGAAAATTGTTGCGATCGGGACTTGCTCGCCAACGCCGATCGGTTGTGTTGCAGGGTTATGAAGCGATCGCGACGGTTTTGGTCGATCGTCCCTCACCCACCAATCCAACCTGA
- a CDS encoding cytochrome b/b6 domain-containing protein, with protein sequence MAKAQPYQPSLLRFLHGISASLGIGAIVTAALTYNTYDGRWGRLPLPPIADIEGLHGTFGLFFLVMLLPLALYSFYLGAHRLLSIAALRQLGNQQAGQAKRSLHRLANTLMLLAAGLAVVSGRQIKEEWLPAGEFHHVWYSVHLAAWVVMVLCLGLHVAAALRSGGWPLIRSMLSWQVRSSDRPQAWWSQVQGIWRR encoded by the coding sequence ATGGCCAAGGCTCAGCCCTATCAACCTTCGTTATTGCGGTTTTTGCATGGCATCAGTGCCAGCTTGGGGATTGGGGCGATTGTGACGGCGGCCCTGACCTACAACACTTACGATGGCCGGTGGGGACGGTTGCCGTTGCCCCCGATCGCGGACATTGAAGGCTTGCACGGCACATTCGGTCTGTTTTTCCTGGTGATGTTGTTGCCGCTGGCGCTATACAGCTTTTATTTGGGTGCTCATCGGTTGCTTTCGATCGCGGCGCTGCGACAACTGGGCAATCAACAGGCGGGCCAAGCCAAGCGATCGCTCCATCGCCTGGCGAATACGTTGATGTTGTTGGCGGCAGGGCTGGCGGTGGTTTCCGGCCGACAAATTAAGGAGGAATGGCTGCCGGCCGGGGAATTTCACCATGTTTGGTATTCCGTACATTTGGCGGCTTGGGTGGTGATGGTGTTGTGTTTGGGGCTGCATGTGGCGGCGGCGTTGCGATCGGGTGGTTGGCCCCTGATTCGATCGATGTTGAGCTGGCAGGTGCGATCGAGCGATCGGCCCCAAGCTTGGTGGTCACAAGTTCAAGGCATTTGGCGACGTTAA
- a CDS encoding manganese efflux pump MntP family protein has translation MDILTAASLGLGLSADAFAVSVSSGLSMKYARWHKAIKIALFFGGFQMLMPILGWGLSLTWRSTIEAYDQWIAFLLLVAIGAKTIREALGNDDDNPSEQACNPADTRMLTGLAIATSIDALAAGVGLTVVNTPILQVAGVIGLITFAVCLAGVFLGKSFGCRLYSHVGKVEIVGGAILILLGFKMLLTAG, from the coding sequence ATGGACATTTTAACGGCAGCTTCTTTAGGGCTAGGACTATCAGCAGATGCCTTCGCGGTCTCTGTTTCCAGCGGCTTATCCATGAAGTATGCTCGCTGGCACAAAGCCATCAAAATTGCTCTGTTTTTTGGTGGGTTTCAAATGTTGATGCCGATCTTGGGTTGGGGTCTGAGCCTGACCTGGCGATCGACCATTGAAGCCTACGATCAGTGGATTGCCTTCTTGTTGTTGGTGGCGATCGGGGCCAAGACCATTCGCGAAGCCCTGGGTAATGATGACGACAACCCCAGCGAGCAAGCCTGCAACCCCGCTGACACTAGAATGCTCACGGGCCTCGCGATCGCCACGAGCATCGATGCTCTGGCGGCAGGTGTGGGGCTGACGGTGGTAAACACGCCCATCTTGCAAGTGGCCGGCGTGATTGGCCTCATCACCTTTGCAGTCTGCTTGGCGGGGGTCTTTTTAGGGAAGTCCTTTGGCTGCCGACTCTACTCCCACGTGGGCAAGGTAGAGATTGTGGGCGGTGCGATTCTGATTTTGCTTGGCTTCAAAATGTTACTAACTGCGGGATGA
- a CDS encoding mechanosensitive ion channel family protein codes for MIQRAIQRAIRTIIQRRSGRSAGRRWPLGAIVLGLILWLGASSPLNAQAPAAAGSTLETNWANSFIQPWAAPWVGAEADRPQAAWIEFDGRPVFQIAAPPKELARRTATITTQLQGAGDRFLSDPKGSLAVTIELSASAPAAAPNSNAAVPGSGSAPAVVAPATPAAPLPTTALPATALVDAPRILVNGRYIMTVTALDAGTQLTQPRIYATSVKTAIEESLQQARADRQPTALGQQVRSSLAIWLVALGAHLMLGWGLQRLDRLSHSTPPVDPKPNDSFPLAAWLQRQRRDHWLAIGRILIQIAQPSVWATASLWVLGNFPATRWLQARIFDALEAYLKLGLATLVTYIAILLSYIAVDRATAILTAGTQIAPRTRPRLQQRVLTLSSILKSFLTVLLVILGAIVGLAGIGVDVGPLIAGAGLIGVALSLASQNLIKDAINGFLILAEDQFSVGDAIAVGNLTGRVEALTLRVTKLRDAEQRLIVIPNSEIRTVANLSNHYSQADLRIPIAYGADLDQALAILNQLSDDLAADPQWSEILLDRPQVLGIDEFSASGSMVRVWIRTTPLQQWGAAREFRRRVAIAFNAAQIGLMGQTDPPAPIVPLEMEDNGARDRAEERDNAERDTLAQQSQSRNPDPTTTTTKSPKSDSNGQGTHHAHASRDQDGGDPAPIADGMTASAPNPGADLDAGPIDPSAKTS; via the coding sequence GTGATCCAGAGAGCAATCCAGCGAGCAATCCGAACCATCATCCAACGTCGCTCGGGGCGATCGGCAGGACGACGCTGGCCATTGGGGGCGATCGTCCTGGGGCTGATCCTCTGGTTGGGGGCCAGCAGTCCCCTGAATGCTCAGGCTCCTGCGGCGGCTGGCTCGACCCTGGAAACCAACTGGGCCAATAGCTTCATTCAGCCTTGGGCTGCTCCTTGGGTGGGAGCTGAGGCCGATCGCCCCCAAGCCGCATGGATTGAATTTGATGGGCGGCCAGTATTCCAGATTGCGGCTCCCCCCAAGGAGTTGGCTCGGCGGACTGCCACCATCACCACCCAGCTACAGGGAGCGGGCGATCGCTTCCTCAGCGACCCCAAGGGATCGTTGGCGGTCACGATCGAACTCAGCGCGTCTGCCCCCGCTGCGGCTCCCAATTCCAATGCGGCGGTTCCCGGCTCGGGGTCGGCTCCCGCCGTTGTTGCTCCGGCGACCCCGGCTGCGCCCTTGCCCACTACGGCCTTGCCTGCTACGGCCTTGGTTGATGCGCCTCGAATTTTGGTCAATGGTCGCTACATCATGACGGTGACGGCCCTGGATGCGGGAACCCAGCTCACCCAGCCCCGAATCTATGCCACTTCCGTGAAAACGGCCATTGAGGAATCTTTGCAACAGGCCCGGGCTGATCGACAACCGACGGCCTTGGGGCAACAGGTGCGATCGAGCTTGGCCATTTGGTTAGTAGCCTTGGGGGCCCATCTGATGTTGGGTTGGGGTCTGCAACGGCTCGATCGACTCAGCCACAGCACCCCGCCCGTTGACCCGAAACCCAACGACAGTTTTCCCCTGGCCGCTTGGTTGCAACGCCAGCGCCGAGACCATTGGCTGGCGATCGGGCGGATTCTGATTCAAATTGCCCAGCCTTCCGTATGGGCCACCGCCAGTTTGTGGGTGTTGGGTAACTTTCCCGCCACCCGCTGGCTCCAGGCCCGAATCTTTGATGCCCTTGAGGCCTACCTCAAGCTGGGTTTGGCCACCCTGGTCACCTACATTGCAATTTTGTTGAGTTACATCGCTGTCGATCGGGCAACGGCGATCCTCACGGCCGGAACCCAAATTGCTCCCCGCACTCGCCCCCGTTTGCAACAGCGCGTCCTCACCCTATCCAGCATCCTCAAAAGTTTCCTGACCGTGTTGCTGGTCATTTTGGGGGCGATCGTTGGCCTGGCTGGCATTGGCGTAGATGTGGGGCCACTGATTGCCGGGGCGGGGTTAATTGGGGTGGCCCTGTCGCTGGCTTCCCAAAACCTGATTAAGGATGCGATTAACGGGTTTTTGATTTTGGCGGAGGATCAATTTTCCGTGGGCGACGCGATCGCGGTGGGCAACCTGACCGGGCGGGTGGAGGCGCTCACCCTGCGGGTCACGAAGCTGCGGGATGCAGAACAGCGGCTGATTGTGATTCCCAACAGCGAAATCCGTACGGTGGCCAACCTGTCCAACCACTATTCCCAAGCGGATTTGCGAATCCCGATCGCCTATGGAGCCGACTTGGATCAAGCCCTGGCGATTTTGAATCAGCTCAGTGATGATTTGGCGGCGGATCCGCAGTGGTCAGAAATTTTGCTCGATCGTCCCCAAGTGCTGGGGATTGATGAGTTTTCCGCCAGTGGTTCCATGGTGCGGGTTTGGATTCGCACCACTCCCTTGCAACAGTGGGGCGCGGCCCGAGAATTTCGGCGGCGCGTGGCAATTGCCTTTAATGCGGCCCAAATTGGCCTGATGGGTCAAACCGATCCACCTGCTCCAATTGTGCCTTTGGAAATGGAGGACAATGGGGCGCGCGATCGGGCAGAGGAGCGCGACAATGCGGAGCGTGACACCCTGGCCCAGCAGTCCCAGTCCCGAAACCCAGACCCCACAACCACCACAACCAAATCACCAAAGTCCGACAGTAACGGCCAGGGCACGCACCATGCCCATGCTTCCCGCGATCAGGATGGCGGCGACCCGGCCCCGATTGCGGATGGAATGACCGCTTCCGCGCCCAATCCGGGAGCTGATCTGGATGCGGGCCCGATCGACCCGTCGGCCAAAACCAGTTAG
- a CDS encoding NUDIX domain-containing protein, which yields MEPAHYSERDLEQDSEPRGTRSPRPYLDAIAYGQALSALVITCVDLLFCEGDRRLLGFRRRPPRVGWWLVGGRMFPGESPQHTAIRKAKEEAGLEILPSQLQWIGAYSTEFAERSQPPAEEGLHSVNLTFAVRLTATQAAQVQLSEDEYSEWAWVRSSELPQWVTGQGPMDEALLAIGRACDQLSK from the coding sequence ATGGAACCAGCGCATTACTCGGAACGGGATTTGGAACAGGATTCGGAGCCTCGGGGGACGCGATCGCCCCGGCCCTATTTGGATGCGATCGCCTATGGCCAGGCCCTGAGCGCTTTGGTGATTACCTGTGTGGATTTGTTGTTCTGCGAGGGCGATCGACGGCTTTTGGGCTTTCGACGACGGCCGCCCCGGGTGGGTTGGTGGTTGGTGGGTGGGCGAATGTTTCCCGGCGAAAGTCCCCAGCACACCGCCATCCGCAAGGCGAAGGAGGAAGCTGGCCTAGAAATTTTGCCCAGCCAGTTGCAGTGGATTGGGGCCTATTCCACGGAATTTGCGGAGCGATCGCAACCCCCGGCCGAGGAAGGGTTACACAGCGTGAATCTGACCTTTGCCGTGAGGCTGACGGCAACCCAGGCGGCCCAGGTGCAACTCAGCGAGGATGAATATTCCGAATGGGCTTGGGTGCGATCGAGTGAGTTGCCCCAGTGGGTGACGGGCCAGGGCCCGATGGATGAAGCTCTATTGGCGATCGGGCGGGCTTGCGATCAGTTGAGCAAGTGA